Proteins co-encoded in one Dehalobacter sp. genomic window:
- a CDS encoding dehalogenase — protein MGTLLIFIAGVLFLAAILFIKPRAKMEQMWRTVINWVLFVIWYAVTWTGISFIYINASVGHVKATSTAIFLFGGLAIILAVVLARLLGFITIGKTKKANTEQA, from the coding sequence ATGGGTACATTGTTGATTTTTATTGCTGGCGTGTTATTTTTAGCTGCAATTCTTTTTATTAAACCTCGCGCCAAAATGGAGCAAATGTGGAGAACAGTAATTAACTGGGTCTTATTTGTGATTTGGTATGCTGTTACCTGGACGGGAATTTCCTTTATCTACATCAACGCATCAGTAGGGCATGTTAAAGCAACGAGTACTGCAATATTCCTATTTGGAGGATTAGCTATCATCCTTGCAGTTGTACTGGCACGTTTGTTAGGCTTCATCACTATTGGAAAAACGAAAAAGGCAAATACTGAACAAGCTTGA
- a CDS encoding reductive dehalogenase, with translation MSSEQKKQLQINRRNFLKAGVAATFLGVAGVLKTPGKFASAANNYAVQYAAAPKGQWSKIHPVHDMGSAAVRYVEHNDQWLGTTKIVGKIKNISEAENATALVVRRQLGELGANGVGDKAFRGYMTQTARHPLNTAIGQAAVLIATPAAVSGKPNPDKLAIPDPEQMSMHIKDLGYFLHCDDIAIGKMPEYAYFSHHYLSLKDMAKKPMEECIEPVTERLPYVIGILKDQHLETTLGSTGYDGISDAQSFNAYSATAFVSVIIANYIRRLGYNARASHAFNNIVAVTPCLVAAGLGEMCRLGNGSLHPRLGFRHKAAVVTTDLPLAPDKPIDFGLQDFCRVCKKCAEECPAQAISYDADTVEYNGYLRWNVSTLKCSIFRVSNEEGVSCGRCMKVCPWNSKEDSWFHQAGTWMGSQNSAGASLLRKIDDMFGYGTEQILDYKWWLEYPEMYKIPETITIK, from the coding sequence ATGAGTAGTGAGCAAAAAAAACAACTTCAAATCAACCGAAGGAATTTTCTGAAAGCCGGCGTTGCAGCCACATTCCTTGGTGTTGCCGGAGTATTAAAAACACCTGGTAAGTTTGCAAGTGCAGCAAACAACTACGCTGTGCAGTACGCTGCTGCGCCAAAAGGACAATGGTCCAAAATTCATCCTGTGCACGATATGGGGAGTGCTGCAGTACGCTATGTGGAACATAATGATCAATGGTTGGGAACCACTAAGATCGTTGGAAAGATCAAGAATATCAGCGAAGCTGAAAATGCTACTGCACTGGTAGTAAGACGTCAGCTTGGTGAACTAGGAGCTAACGGGGTTGGAGATAAGGCGTTTCGCGGATACATGACCCAAACTGCGAGACACCCTTTAAACACAGCAATTGGTCAAGCCGCTGTTCTTATTGCTACGCCGGCAGCTGTGTCAGGAAAGCCTAATCCGGATAAATTGGCGATACCTGATCCCGAGCAAATGTCAATGCACATTAAAGATCTGGGTTACTTTCTGCATTGCGACGATATAGCAATTGGCAAAATGCCGGAATATGCCTACTTTTCCCATCATTATCTAAGCTTGAAGGATATGGCGAAAAAACCTATGGAGGAATGCATCGAACCTGTAACCGAACGGTTGCCATATGTCATCGGGATTTTGAAAGACCAACATTTAGAAACGACGCTGGGTTCCACTGGCTATGACGGGATCAGTGATGCGCAGTCCTTTAATGCTTATTCTGCTACAGCTTTTGTATCTGTCATCATAGCAAATTACATCCGCAGGCTTGGTTATAATGCAAGGGCTTCTCATGCTTTCAATAACATTGTGGCAGTTACCCCTTGTCTTGTCGCAGCCGGGTTGGGAGAGATGTGCCGCTTAGGTAACGGCAGTCTCCATCCCCGGCTAGGATTCCGCCATAAAGCTGCTGTCGTTACTACGGATCTGCCGCTTGCTCCGGATAAGCCAATCGATTTTGGCTTGCAGGATTTCTGCAGAGTGTGTAAGAAATGCGCGGAGGAATGTCCGGCTCAAGCCATTTCCTATGATGCCGATACTGTGGAATATAACGGATACCTGCGCTGGAACGTCAGTACTTTAAAGTGCAGTATATTCCGGGTATCAAACGAAGAAGGCGTTTCCTGCGGACGGTGCATGAAAGTCTGCCCATGGAATTCCAAAGAGGATTCATGGTTCCATCAGGCGGGAACCTGGATGGGAAGCCAGAATTCGGCAGGAGCCAGTCTCCTTAGAAAGATTGATGATATGTTCGGATATGGCACCGAGCAGATTTTGGATTATAAATGGTGGCTTGAATATCCGGAAATGTACAAAATTCCGGAAACTATAACTATTAAGTAA
- the sppA gene encoding signal peptide peptidase SppA: protein MNKKRWISIAVIIVLLVVYVQTDVISGGTNMGKLEKSLLPSESSFTTGTYQEGTGKTIALINVNGTIQSTSDSLSSTDTYNHQIFLQEIEDAFTNPEIQAVVLAIDSPGGGVYESDEIYQKLISLKEKYPKPLVVSMGTLAASGGYFISMPADEILATRDTLTGSIGVIMSTYNYSELAKKLGVDEIVFKSGKNKDIMNPMREATEEEKQIMQGIIDEYYGYFVDAVAKGRKMDRQAVIKVADGRVYTATQAKSLGLIDQIGDLDGAIAEAAKMINESDPNVIQYQNETLFDLNRLFSMVSPQLDFLGIKQDLQDSAVPTVMYLYR, encoded by the coding sequence ATGAATAAAAAACGCTGGATTTCTATCGCGGTTATCATTGTTTTGCTGGTGGTATATGTACAGACAGATGTTATTTCCGGGGGAACAAACATGGGGAAATTGGAAAAATCCCTGTTGCCTTCAGAATCCTCATTCACCACCGGGACTTATCAGGAAGGAACCGGTAAAACGATTGCGCTGATCAACGTCAACGGAACTATTCAGTCCACAAGTGATTCATTGTCATCCACCGATACCTATAATCACCAGATATTTTTACAGGAAATTGAAGATGCCTTTACTAATCCTGAGATTCAGGCGGTTGTCCTGGCTATTGATTCGCCTGGCGGCGGGGTATATGAAAGTGATGAGATTTATCAAAAACTGATCAGCTTAAAAGAAAAATACCCAAAACCTTTGGTTGTTTCGATGGGGACATTGGCAGCCTCAGGCGGTTACTTTATTTCGATGCCTGCGGATGAAATTTTGGCGACTCGGGATACGCTGACCGGATCCATCGGCGTCATTATGAGCACGTATAATTACAGCGAGCTGGCAAAAAAATTGGGTGTTGACGAAATTGTCTTCAAAAGCGGTAAAAACAAAGACATCATGAATCCGATGCGTGAAGCGACAGAGGAAGAAAAGCAGATCATGCAGGGAATCATTGATGAGTATTATGGCTATTTTGTCGATGCAGTGGCTAAAGGAAGAAAAATGGACCGTCAGGCCGTCATCAAAGTCGCCGATGGAAGGGTTTATACAGCGACACAGGCCAAATCGCTGGGCCTCATCGATCAGATCGGCGATCTGGATGGAGCTATTGCCGAAGCAGCAAAAATGATTAACGAAAGTGATCCCAACGTTATCCAATATCAAAATGAAACGCTGTTTGATTTGAATCGGCTCTTTTCCATGGTGTCGCCCCAACTTGATTTCTTGGGGATCAAACAGGATTTGCAGGACAGCGCGGTACCTACCGTGATGTACCTGTATCGCTAA
- a CDS encoding RDD family protein, producing MDIDHITNSGDQTAESANTVESVNVVDLRVVGFWTRFWAFVIDLAVIAMSSQIFFRVIWPAGLETTTIKSFVLINALFPGIWGSIYFVLLTMYFGQTLGKMIMGIKVVSKDGSPLSWSAVAMREVAGRTLAQLLGTYLGYLICAFHPRKQALTDIIGDTYVVYAEDKKRGRWVQIPVVPSTNAE from the coding sequence ATGGATATTGATCATATTACAAACAGCGGTGATCAGACAGCAGAAAGTGCAAATACAGTGGAAAGTGTCAATGTGGTAGATTTAAGAGTCGTTGGTTTTTGGACCCGATTCTGGGCCTTTGTCATTGATCTGGCAGTCATTGCAATGAGCAGTCAGATATTTTTCCGGGTTATATGGCCGGCAGGTCTTGAAACGACAACCATTAAATCATTTGTCCTGATCAATGCACTCTTTCCGGGCATCTGGGGAAGTATATATTTCGTTTTGCTGACGATGTATTTCGGACAAACGCTCGGGAAAATGATCATGGGAATTAAAGTTGTAAGCAAAGATGGAAGCCCTCTCAGCTGGTCTGCGGTGGCCATGCGGGAAGTCGCCGGGAGAACACTGGCACAGCTGCTCGGCACCTACTTGGGTTATTTGATTTGCGCATTTCATCCTCGAAAACAGGCCTTGACCGATATCATCGGCGATACCTATGTGGTTTATGCTGAGGATAAAAAGAGGGGCAGATGGGTTCAGATCCCGGTAGTACCGAGTACCAATGCAGAATAA
- a CDS encoding pentapeptide repeat-containing protein, whose protein sequence is MQNKQFYATRPIFDNELEPATLLRENITDEAMFSYVEVSDCTLDHIEADRITFKQVVFQKVMFTEAAFPRADLMNVRFQNCDLSNADFSEAILHRVEFINCKLIGINLSEATLRDATFENCNGQYAFFSYANCKQVSFLQCQLAFADFKNCAFTKVEFPDSNLRQTQFNFTKLKGIDFTSCDIEGLGVNFADVNGAVVNAMQAVSLASLFGLVIK, encoded by the coding sequence ATGCAGAATAAGCAATTTTATGCGACCCGCCCAATATTTGATAACGAACTGGAACCTGCCACGTTATTAAGAGAGAATATCACGGATGAAGCAATGTTTTCCTACGTGGAAGTGAGCGACTGCACGCTCGATCATATTGAAGCGGACCGGATCACGTTTAAACAAGTCGTCTTCCAAAAAGTCATGTTTACTGAAGCAGCCTTTCCGCGTGCCGACCTGATGAATGTCCGGTTCCAGAATTGTGATTTGTCTAATGCTGACTTTAGTGAAGCGATCCTGCATCGCGTTGAGTTTATTAACTGTAAGCTGATCGGGATTAATTTAAGTGAAGCCACGCTGCGGGATGCGACCTTCGAAAATTGCAATGGCCAATATGCTTTTTTCAGTTATGCGAATTGCAAACAGGTATCCTTTCTGCAATGCCAGCTGGCCTTCGCGGATTTTAAAAATTGTGCATTTACGAAAGTCGAGTTTCCGGATTCCAATCTTCGTCAGACGCAATTCAATTTCACCAAGCTGAAAGGGATCGACTTCACCAGCTGTGATATTGAAGGGCTGGGTGTCAACTTTGCCGACGTGAACGGAGCTGTCGTCAATGCGATGCAGGCTGTTTCTCTGGCCAGCTTGTTCGGACTTGTTATCAAATAA
- a CDS encoding YccF domain-containing protein, with protein MNFIGNLIWLILGGIIGAILWFMAGLVLCVTIVGIPFGLQCFKISLLVLWPFGKEVILGSFGVGGLLLNILWLIFLGWELAVHHLIIGLIFCITIVGIPFGLQHFKFAQLALVPFGAKIVDK; from the coding sequence ATGAACTTCATTGGCAATCTGATTTGGTTGATATTGGGCGGCATTATCGGAGCAATTCTATGGTTTATGGCAGGATTGGTTTTATGTGTCACAATCGTCGGCATTCCTTTTGGCCTTCAGTGTTTTAAAATATCCCTGCTCGTTTTGTGGCCATTCGGCAAAGAAGTTATCCTTGGCAGCTTTGGGGTTGGGGGATTACTTTTGAATATTCTCTGGCTGATTTTCCTGGGATGGGAGCTGGCCGTACATCATTTAATTATCGGCCTTATTTTCTGCATCACCATCGTCGGCATTCCGTTTGGGCTCCAGCATTTTAAGTTTGCTCAGCTGGCTTTGGTTCCCTTTGGTGCAAAAATCGTGGACAAATAA
- a CDS encoding Crp/Fnr family transcriptional regulator, with protein MKYSPVEEFSRIYKLDNFSKALTENGKELFFKKNSVIASPGDVMEGFYFVKEGRVIASEFSPKGNERIICILEKSSIFLESNVLFNVPVFCYFKASVDTTLVFMRKEDLLGLLSTDLNVTLFLLQSLTKKFYSNMNHIDELLYHDTEWGMCNIFLTLAENFGVEEDTKIKLNIKISQQFISNLLGINRITTLRNIKKLKELKLIEQTNGYYYIKDIQKLRDYQTSIYTQL; from the coding sequence ATGAAATACTCACCCGTTGAAGAATTTTCAAGAATCTACAAGCTTGATAATTTTTCTAAAGCACTGACTGAAAATGGCAAGGAATTATTCTTTAAAAAAAATTCAGTTATTGCGTCTCCCGGAGACGTCATGGAAGGATTTTATTTTGTCAAGGAAGGCAGAGTCATTGCTTCTGAATTCTCTCCTAAAGGAAATGAACGGATCATATGCATTCTTGAGAAGAGTAGTATTTTTTTGGAGTCCAATGTTCTTTTCAATGTTCCGGTTTTTTGTTACTTTAAAGCAAGTGTGGATACCACGCTAGTCTTTATGAGAAAAGAAGATCTATTGGGTCTTTTGTCAACAGACTTAAATGTAACGCTTTTTCTCTTGCAATCCCTCACAAAGAAATTTTATTCCAATATGAATCATATTGATGAATTGCTTTATCATGATACCGAATGGGGGATGTGCAACATTTTTTTAACACTTGCCGAAAATTTCGGAGTGGAAGAAGACACAAAAATTAAGTTAAATATTAAGATCAGCCAGCAGTTTATTAGCAATCTTCTTGGTATAAATCGAATAACGACATTAAGGAATATTAAAAAGTTAAAGGAATTAAAGCTAATAGAGCAGACCAACGGGTATTACTATATTAAAGATATTCAGAAGTTAAGAGACTATCAAACAAGTATCTATACGCAATTATAA
- a CDS encoding reductive dehalogenase: MDLNNEKTESTKQESTKQEKAFSQKFSRRGFLKTSVGMGVGAAGAAMLGYDGIANAAEVVQHDSFPVEVSADYKQYDQKNQVIMRALMGDPAVKTSFETYFGKHNALIPINTGDGYGRLEEAMVAGAWGVEDGLNGYHAPGFASQGLYEWKPSQVSGKVNPDKYTFENPEAASQAVKRAAKFFGASLVGIAPYDERWVLSHVFDMQKLDSVPNEFPFKPTNVIVMAIEMDYQAFEAAPTALELVATGNIYSNMGVLVNKVSHFIRSLGYQTIPCGNDTALSVPLAIHAGLGELSRIGILITPEFGPRQRLCKIFTDLPLAVDKPITFGVTEFCKTCRKCADACPSQAISHDKEPSFKTITISTNGGAKKWACNAEKCLKQWADAGTDCGICIKVCPYNKPNEWHHDLVKLGTKTPARPILRFFDDLFGYGKATVPDAVKEFWKK; the protein is encoded by the coding sequence ATGGATCTAAACAATGAAAAAACTGAAAGCACAAAGCAAGAAAGTACAAAACAAGAAAAGGCCTTTTCTCAAAAATTTAGCAGACGAGGTTTCTTAAAAACCTCAGTCGGAATGGGGGTTGGGGCAGCAGGTGCAGCTATGTTAGGTTACGATGGCATAGCCAATGCTGCAGAGGTCGTACAGCATGATTCATTTCCAGTGGAAGTTTCCGCAGATTACAAACAGTATGATCAAAAAAATCAAGTGATTATGCGTGCTCTTATGGGAGATCCGGCAGTCAAGACTTCATTTGAGACGTATTTCGGGAAACACAATGCGTTGATACCGATAAATACCGGGGACGGTTATGGCAGACTTGAAGAAGCTATGGTAGCCGGCGCCTGGGGTGTAGAAGATGGACTCAATGGTTATCATGCACCGGGTTTTGCCAGTCAGGGACTCTATGAATGGAAGCCCTCACAAGTTAGCGGCAAAGTAAACCCTGATAAATACACTTTTGAGAACCCTGAAGCAGCAAGTCAGGCTGTAAAAAGAGCCGCAAAATTTTTTGGCGCAAGTTTAGTCGGGATAGCCCCGTATGACGAGCGGTGGGTACTTTCACATGTATTCGATATGCAAAAACTGGATAGCGTGCCCAATGAGTTCCCGTTTAAACCTACAAATGTTATTGTTATGGCCATTGAAATGGATTATCAGGCTTTTGAAGCTGCCCCGACTGCTCTCGAACTTGTTGCTACCGGAAATATTTATTCTAATATGGGTGTATTAGTGAATAAGGTCTCTCATTTTATAAGAAGCTTAGGTTATCAGACCATACCGTGCGGCAATGATACTGCTTTAAGTGTTCCTCTGGCTATTCATGCCGGATTGGGAGAACTTAGCAGAATAGGGATTCTTATCACTCCGGAATTTGGACCGAGACAACGGTTATGCAAAATATTTACCGACTTGCCTTTGGCTGTTGACAAACCGATTACTTTTGGGGTTACAGAATTTTGTAAAACCTGCAGGAAGTGCGCCGACGCTTGTCCTTCGCAAGCGATATCGCATGACAAAGAGCCAAGTTTTAAAACGATAACAATCTCCACAAATGGCGGTGCAAAAAAATGGGCGTGCAATGCTGAAAAATGTTTGAAACAGTGGGCAGATGCCGGCACTGACTGCGGAATTTGTATCAAAGTATGTCCGTACAACAAACCGAATGAATGGCATCATGACTTAGTGAAACTGGGGACAAAGACACCCGCGAGACCGATTCTGAGGTTCTTTGATGATCTGTTTGGATATGGAAAAGCAACGGTTCCTGATGCAGTAAAAGAATTCTGGAAAAAATAA
- a CDS encoding dehalogenase yields the protein MIIFWMFLGALIASSFWFVYIKFQAAGKMSVARWILTSISVLWGAFTLAWIVSSIAEGEMQAAGMGLLIFGAILLGLIILTVRLNSLISSKKKANKVEAA from the coding sequence ATGATAATATTTTGGATGTTCCTGGGAGCACTCATCGCGTCATCTTTTTGGTTTGTCTATATCAAATTTCAGGCTGCAGGCAAAATGTCCGTAGCTCGCTGGATTTTAACGTCCATATCTGTACTATGGGGAGCTTTTACGCTGGCTTGGATTGTCAGCAGCATTGCTGAAGGTGAGATGCAGGCTGCCGGTATGGGGCTGTTAATCTTCGGAGCCATTCTTCTTGGACTAATTATCCTTACAGTGCGGTTAAATTCTTTAATATCCTCAAAAAAGAAAGCCAATAAAGTAGAGGCCGCATAA
- a CDS encoding 4Fe-4S binding protein: MKNLANKIILFAAAAVFLITLGFSWTYTDHDMIPFMNQVFPEAQSFQKIASSPVIYEGKTKDQNDEEEKVGYVVIEQAAAYGGPIKMVTGIDLQGKIVGTVIAAHKDTPSFIDKVIDQKYLERFIGKDITDPLWIDKDVDRISGATFSSRGIAKAISQGSHAVAREQFGMDVKDEVQPFKFGSKEIAVIALVILTVIGVTFKQRRLRWVALIGSLVFIGFQYNTSISLANIAALLMGNFPSIRENLVWYILLIGIPVITFIIGKNVYCFWLCPFGALQEITAKVGGGKFKCCNKAIEARAAKLRYILIYLALIGAFLTKSPSFAGYEPFATLFGRQGFGIQWLILPVVFFTSFFISRFWCRFFCPGLILNELILRPRKYIMGILKKGIPKKGKLKKVPGIKGIEAIEGIELRSANELNKIEVKE; encoded by the coding sequence ATGAAAAACTTAGCAAATAAAATCATCTTGTTTGCAGCAGCTGCCGTATTCCTCATAACGTTAGGTTTCAGCTGGACTTATACAGATCATGATATGATCCCATTTATGAATCAAGTTTTTCCGGAAGCGCAATCTTTTCAAAAGATTGCGTCTTCCCCTGTTATATACGAAGGAAAAACGAAAGATCAAAACGATGAGGAAGAAAAAGTTGGTTACGTCGTAATCGAGCAAGCTGCTGCCTATGGCGGTCCGATCAAAATGGTCACCGGAATTGACTTGCAAGGAAAGATTGTAGGGACGGTTATCGCCGCCCATAAGGATACGCCATCCTTTATTGATAAAGTCATCGACCAGAAATATCTGGAGAGATTCATCGGAAAAGATATCACGGACCCTTTGTGGATTGACAAAGATGTTGACCGTATATCGGGCGCTACTTTTTCTTCCCGCGGGATTGCCAAGGCTATTTCCCAGGGCAGCCATGCCGTAGCCAGGGAGCAATTCGGGATGGATGTTAAGGATGAAGTTCAACCGTTTAAGTTCGGGTCAAAGGAAATTGCCGTCATCGCTTTGGTCATCCTGACGGTGATTGGTGTCACATTCAAACAAAGAAGACTGCGATGGGTTGCCCTGATAGGCAGTCTGGTCTTCATTGGGTTCCAATACAACACATCGATTTCCCTTGCCAACATTGCCGCACTTCTCATGGGGAATTTCCCGTCTATCCGTGAAAATTTGGTTTGGTATATCCTTTTAATCGGAATCCCGGTGATCACCTTTATAATAGGAAAGAATGTTTACTGTTTCTGGCTTTGCCCGTTTGGCGCCTTGCAGGAAATCACGGCAAAAGTAGGCGGCGGTAAATTTAAATGCTGCAATAAAGCAATTGAAGCAAGAGCGGCTAAATTAAGGTATATCCTCATCTACCTGGCACTCATAGGTGCGTTCCTGACGAAGTCGCCGAGTTTTGCCGGTTATGAGCCATTCGCCACTTTGTTTGGCCGGCAGGGGTTTGGTATCCAGTGGCTTATTTTACCGGTCGTGTTTTTCACATCTTTCTTCATCAGCAGGTTCTGGTGCAGATTCTTTTGTCCAGGCTTGATACTCAATGAACTAATTTTGCGTCCCAGGAAATATATCATGGGGATTCTGAAAAAAGGAATCCCAAAAAAAGGGAAATTAAAAAAGGTTCCGGGGATCAAAGGAATCGAAGCAATTGAAGGAATTGAATTAAGATCTGCAAATGAATTGAATAAGATCGAGGTCAAAGAATGA
- a CDS encoding Crp/Fnr family transcriptional regulator yields the protein MFSSILGSQRVSKTLIEAGEKVFYKKNTTIASPGEIIDKFYYILKGRVLCIEYSPEGNEKIEFILEDGSIFLESNLLFDVPAFTYFKAVEDSYIIHLSKNKLMELILNNLDISLFIMESLTKKFFSSMSRIEELLFHDVEWRICNLFISMAKSYGIETENMIKLNFKISHQFIGHLLGINRITSIKIIKKLKGMNYIEQIDGYYYIKDLNGLEQYQARKKIK from the coding sequence ATGTTTTCTAGCATCCTCGGATCACAAAGAGTATCAAAGACTTTAATTGAAGCGGGAGAGAAAGTATTTTACAAAAAAAATACAACGATAGCTTCGCCAGGCGAAATCATTGACAAATTTTATTATATTTTAAAGGGAAGGGTATTATGTATAGAATACTCTCCTGAAGGTAACGAAAAAATAGAATTCATTCTTGAAGATGGAAGTATTTTCCTAGAGTCTAATCTGCTTTTCGATGTTCCGGCTTTTACATACTTCAAAGCAGTTGAAGATTCTTATATAATTCATCTATCCAAAAATAAACTTATGGAATTAATATTGAATAATCTGGATATATCATTATTTATTATGGAATCATTGACAAAGAAATTTTTTTCAAGCATGTCTCGGATAGAAGAATTACTTTTTCATGATGTTGAATGGAGAATATGCAATCTTTTTATATCAATGGCCAAATCTTATGGTATCGAAACAGAAAACATGATTAAATTGAATTTCAAAATCAGTCACCAATTTATTGGCCATTTACTCGGGATCAATAGGATCACCAGCATCAAAATTATCAAAAAGCTTAAAGGTATGAATTATATTGAGCAAATTGACGGCTACTACTATATTAAGGATTTAAACGGACTAGAACAGTACCAGGCAAGAAAAAAGATTAAATAA